The Bacteroides sp. region TTTTATATACCGGCTGGGGGCAGGGATTATGGCTTGGTTTTCGCCAAAGGTAAAAAGATGGCACCAAGGCCGCAAGGGACAGTTCGAACGGATGCAGGCTGTCAAAAAAGGGAAGGGTCCCCTGGCATGGTTCCACTGTGCCTCACTGGGGGAGTTTGAGCAGGGCCGGCCTGTGATTGAAGCCTTTCGTAAGGCATGCCCCGATTTCAGGATCCTGCTAACCTTCTTTTCTCCCTCTGGCTATGAGATCCGGAAAAATTATGAACAGGCCGACCACGTGTTTTATCTTCCGCTTGACACGCCCGCCCAGGTCAAGCGGTTCTTTGATATATGGGATCCCC contains the following coding sequences:
- a CDS encoding glycosyltransferase N-terminal domain-containing protein, which produces MRILYNFFLFIYRLGAGIMAWFSPKVKRWHQGRKGQFERMQAVKKGKGPLAWFHCASLGEFEQGRPVIEAFRKACPDFRILLTFFSPSGYEIRKNYEQADHVFYLPLDTPAQVKRFFDIWDPRLAVFVKYEFWFNYLDTLYRKQIPSFVISAHFLPEQHFFKPYGGWFRRQLKKFTHIFVQNQSSLDLLLKA